The Arvicola amphibius chromosome 5, mArvAmp1.2, whole genome shotgun sequence genome contains the following window.
AGCAGCTGGCACATGGGTCGGCTCTTGTTCTGTGGGCAGGCTTTAGGTAGGGGCGGGGTTGGGATGGAGAGAGCCTGGAGACCAAGAAGTCACTTCTAAGGGAATTGTAGCAGGTAAAAGAGTGAGGAGGACGGGGACAGGGGACAGAGACTGTCAGAGAAGATGCCAGAGAGGACCGTAAAAGAAGACAAGTCAGAAGCAAAGACTAGAGAGATGGGCCTGGGTGGCCTGAGGGACTGTAGCAAGTTCAAGCTGTCCTCCTAACTCCCTGAGGAGAGCGAGTGGTGCCTCATCCTTTGAAGACGGCCTCTTCAGACCTAGGAGCTATCAGTGGCCGGGAGTGGCAGAGTCAGTGAACCAGAAACAACATTGTGAGAGAagagtgctttctgctcttggGAGGACAGaattctgctcccagcacccatgtcagggtggctcacagctgccagtcactccagctccagaagctGAAATAGCCATTTCTGGTCTCCTCTGGCACCCTCtttccacacacatacagaaacaaaataaatattttaaaaaggaaaaaagttttgcAGCCACTCAGAGATTCAGAGTGAAAACTTTGTTTGCTGTTGTCCTGGTGAGGGCTTTGTGCACGCTAACCATGCCCCGTGGTATAACTACTGAGTTATATGCCTAGTCTCCAGCAGAGAGTTTCTAGAAATCAACTTTAGCATATGAACGGATCTGTTAGGTCAGCTCCAAGAGTGGAGGATTAATAAGGATGGCTAGAGTAGGTGGTACAGGGCTATAATCCCGTGCTGTAACcaaggaggtagaggtaggaggatcaggacttcaaggGCAGTCTCAGCTAACAttgcaagtccaaggccagctttcACTGCAGGAGACTCTCtctcaagaaaaggaaaggaagagactcTGGACTCGGGGGGCAGGGGGTCTGCAGCAGAGAGTCTGCCTATTATGCTTGAGAGGCCTGTGACTTTATCCCTATCACCAGTACACTCAGTGCGTGAATATTCCACGTGAAGCTGCTCCCCCTTCTCCATGACCCTGAGTAAGTTGCTCATGGCTCTACAACACAGGTTCTCCAAAGAACCCGTTTATGTACTTTAGTAAGGTACTTTATGGAAACCCCTTGAAGCTAGgtggtgacatatgcctgtaatctcagggtCTGGTAGGtgtaggatcaggagttcaaggccagccttggatacatagtgaatctgaggccagcttgggttacatgagaccttatctaaagaagaggaaaagaaaggagaggggcaCTCTGGAGTTGAGCAGGGATTCAATTTTCTAAGCGGCCCATGAGAACTTGCTCTCCTAACTTCCTGCAGGGGTCGCTGCTGCCTTAGGCTGGGGCTGCCGCCTCTGGTCTCAGCCAACTTCTAAGAAAACTGGCGGTCTTTGCCTGGGCAAGGGCTGAGTACACACACCCTGGACCTGTTTTCAGCCAAGGGGCTACGGGATGGCAGTGCTTAGCCAATGGCATTTGGTGGAGGTGGTAGAGTGggcactgttttttttcttttctttttctgtttctgggtcacaagtttattaaaataaaagaaactgtgGGTAAATGCTGCCATCTGTgctgccccccaacacacacacacacacacacacacacacacacacacacacacacacacaccgggtcCCAGACTCGACAGAGGGATTGAAACTGTTTTACAGACAACTCCTAGGACGAGGACTTCACTGAAAACCTAGCTCACATGCGCAGTGCCTGCAGATCACTGCAACTCGCTCCTCAGCATCTCTGCTCAGGATGGAGGGGTGGGCTGCTCAGGGAGGTGGAGGTGAAGACCCCTGAGTCTGCTCTGGGATGGGGAGGCCCCCTAAGCCTGAGTCCCGCTGTGGGGCTCTGAGCCAAGAGCCCCCGTGAGCCGTGGCCTCCGAAGGGCAGCGgtgatttttttcacataaatatATCGCACTTAAATGAATTTAGACAGCATGACATCAGAGAGTAATTAAATTGGTTTGGGTTGGAATTCCGTTTCCAATTCCTGAGTTCAGGTTTGTAAAAGATTTTTCGGAGCACctgcaggtttgtgtgtgtgtgtgtgtgtgtgtgtgtgtgtgtgtgtgtgtgtgtaagtattttCACTGGAAAGGATTCAaaattagagggaaaaaaaactggAGCGCACAGGCAGCATTACGCCATTCTTCCTTCTTGGAAAAATCCCTCAGCCTTATACAAGCCTCCTTCAAGCCCTCAGTCAGTTGTGCGGGAGAAAGGGGGCGGTCGGCTTTCTCCTTTCAAGAACGAGTTATTTTCAGCTGCTGACTGGAGACGGTGCACGTCTGGATACGGGAGCATTTCCACTATGGGACTGGATACAGACACACGCCCGGCGGACTTCAAGACGCTCAGACTGAGGAGAAagccctgcctgctgctgctactgctgctgccgccgccactGCTCCAGAAGACCCACTCCTTCCGTGGTTTTTCCTGCCAAGCCAGAGACACCTTTGCTGCCTTTCTCTGTGGTGTCAGTCAGCGGTTGGCCAGAGGATGAGACTCCCCAAACTCCTTACTTTTTTGCTTTGGCACCTGGCTTGGCTGGACCTGGAATTGATCTGCACTGTGTTGGGTGCCCCCGACTTAGGCCAGAGACCCCCAGGGGCCAGGCCAGGGTTGGCCAAAGCAGAGGCCAAGGAGAGGCCACCCTTGGCCCGGAACATCTTTAGGCCAGGGGGTCACAGCTATGGTGGGGGGGCCACCAATGCCAGGGCAAAGGGAAGCTCTGGGCAGACACAGGCCAAGAAGGATGAGCCCAGAAAAATGCCCCCCAGATCAGGTGGGCCTGAAACCAAGTCAGGACCCCCTCCCCAGACTAGGCAGCCTGCAGCACGGACTGTAACCCCAAAAGGACAGCTTCCTGGGGGCAAAGCATCCTCAAAAACAGGATCTGCCCCCAGCTCCTTCCTGCTGAAGAAGACCAGGGAGCCTGGGACCCCTCGAGAGCCCAAGGAGCCGTTCCGCCCACCCCCCATCACACCCCATGAATACATGCTCTCGCTGTACAGGACGCTGTCCGATGCTGACAGAAAGGGACGCAACAGCAGCGTGAAGTTGGAGGCTGGCCTGGCCAACACCATCACCAGCTTTATTGACAAAGGGCAaggtgagggggtggggtggcagggaGGGGCATTTGTACAGACCCAGGACCTCCAAAGTCCTGAAGTGTGCAGGTGGGGTCAGTGTGTAGCTCCAGCCTAGGTGGGAGTCTGGAGTTTATATATACCAAGTGCAGTACCAGGAGCACCTAGGGATCATCATGCCCAGCTTCTGCAAGGTGCAGAATAGGCACGGGAGTACAGAGAGGAGCTAAGATCTGCAGCTGGAAACTAGACTCCAAGATCCGCTCTTGATCACACTTTGGTGTGGGTTGCAATACTAAAGTTTCTACTCTCCAGGTTTTCCTCAGATAGCAGAGAGAACGCAACTTTTGGTCCCTGTGAGTCTTCAACTCTACCCTCAAAGAGGGGGCAAAGGGTAGGATATGTGAAGACCCAAAGCGTATCTATCATCTTGGAGTCGCAGCTGACCTAGGGACTAACTCACACTGTGACCCTAGAAGTCCCTTCTTCCCTGGGGTCTGTTTTCCTGTATGTCTACTGCATGGGCATTGGCTTGGGTGATGTCCGAGCCCTGTGAATGCGAAAGCCTCGCGTCTTATCCTAATAAAACCTGGGAGAACACTCGTCTCCCTTGCTTCTCCGGAGGTCTGCCCACCTAGTGTTACAGGCTCAACGCTTCCTCTCAACTTGCTGTGTGTTCTCAGCAAATCCCTTCCCTTCGTAGAGCCTCAGATTCACACAGTGCAGAGCTAGCTGGGCCGCTGGCAGTTAGTGAGGTGTCTTGCAGTTCAGAGGCTCCGGTTCTGAGTCCTGGGACTTTGGctggcagggtgggggaggggccagagaGTGGGAGAGGCTCCTCATTAGAGCTGGTCTGTAGGGGAAtgacagggggtgggggaggtacaGAGGCAGCAGGTctggcagaggtgggggaggtggcCTGGCTGCCTGCCCAGCCAGGGAAAGCTGTGACCCCTCTAGGGCTCATAAAATAAGTCCTTGTGTCCCCCCCAGCACTAAGGGgacttggggagggggagatggagagtTTAAAGGCCTAATTAGTTACTTTCTAGAGCAATATTTGAATATTCCCTAATGGCATATTGGCATTTAGGAAGGAGGGCATGCTGATTCAGAGACACcactgagtttctctctctctctctctctctctctctctctctctctctctctctcacacacacacacacacacagagagagagagagagagagagagggagagagagagagggagggagcgagagagagagagagagagagacaggagccTGGTAAATGaatcacatacatgcatacacatatataacattaTTTTTCAAGTATTCATAGAAGCCCTACTGTACTTACTTATGCCAATAGCATATGTATTACCTTATACTcactcatgagcacacacacacacacacacacacacacacacacacacactggaacactcatgcacacaaaattgTTAGGCTGGGAAGTAGGGAAGTTGAGTTTCAGATTGGCCTTGCTATTAATTTGCTGTGTTATCTACATCAATTTATTCCCCAGCTCTGTGCCTCGCCCACCCGTACAAGAACGCTAAGATCCTTAAGGTGGAAGAAGCtcagagaggagtgttgaagttcTAGGCTACAGTTTTCTTTCCATGTCCCCTTAGCTAGATGACATTGAATGAGTCCCCTCAATTATTCGGTGCTTCAGGCTCCTCCTCTGTCTTACATGTGGGAGATCATCACGCTGGCTCGTGGATGGGGTAGGCACTGGTAGAAGGCAGTTCTAGGCTAtgactctaatatatatatatcatcagcACGCAGCAGGGACGCTCAGATCATACAAAGCGCCACACCTACCTCCATTTGGAAAAGGGCTCTTGGTGATTTGGGTGTTGGCTTTGGCCATAGTGGGGAAGAGGTTAAAGAAATCTCTTTTGAGTGGGAGAGAGTTAGGTACTCCCTGAAGGCCCATAGGTGGCAGGCTGTCGCGGGGAAGTGACAGACATTGACTGCTGGCTGTTTTCTCCAGATGATCGAGGCcctgtggtcaggaagcagaggtacgTGTTTGACATCAGTGCTCTGGAGAAGGATGGGCTGTTGGGGGCTGAACTGCGGATCTTACGGAAGAAGCCCTTGGACATGGCCAAGCCAGCGGT
Protein-coding sequences here:
- the Gdf5 gene encoding growth/differentiation factor 5 — protein: MRLPKLLTFLLWHLAWLDLELICTVLGAPDLGQRPPGARPGLAKAEAKERPPLARNIFRPGGHSYGGGATNARAKGSSGQTQAKKDEPRKMPPRSGGPETKSGPPPQTRQPAARTVTPKGQLPGGKASSKTGSAPSSFLLKKTREPGTPREPKEPFRPPPITPHEYMLSLYRTLSDADRKGRNSSVKLEAGLANTITSFIDKGQDDRGPVVRKQRYVFDISALEKDGLLGAELRILRKKPLDMAKPAVPSSGRAAQLKLSSCPSGRQPAALLDVRSVPGLDGSGWEVFDIWKLFRNFKNSAQLCLELEAWERGRAVDLRGLGFERAARQVHEKALFLVFGRTKKRDLFFNEIKARSGQDDKTVYEYLFSQRRKRRAPLANRQGKRPSKNLKARCSRKALHVNFKDMGWDDWIIAPLEYEAFHCEGLCEFPLRSHLEPTNHAVIQTLMNSMDPESTPPTCCVPTRLSPISILFIDSANNVVYKQYEDMVVESCGCR